Below is a window of Malus domestica chromosome 13, GDT2T_hap1 DNA.
CATCGAAAGAGAATTTCCTGCCTGTCCACGCCTTAGTTTTCTCAGTAGACAGGAGGAGTAACGCATGATCAGAACCTTCCAATATAACGTGCCTGATAGTGGTATCAGGGTAGAGATCATGCCACCACGAGGTAGCCAGACCACGGTCCAGCCGAAGTTGAATAGGCCTAGCCTCCTGGTTGTTTCGCCATGTAAACGGGTATCCTTCATATCCAAGGTCCACGAGCTCATTCTGAGCCACAAAGTCCCTGAAATCCCGCATGCTAAAAGCCTTTCTCATGTTTCCACCTTCTTTTTCCTCGTTGCTCAGAATGTCGTTAAAATCCCCAATGAGAAGGCATTTTTCCCTATCTTTCTCGAG
It encodes the following:
- the LOC139190813 gene encoding uncharacterized protein yields the protein MVVAVKSDEFVIEVKLWDESNKCKWRLFGIYASTNEKKRRSQWMQLSRRLEKDREKCLLIGDFNDILSNEEKEGGNMRKAFSMRDFRDFVAQNELVDLGYEGYPFTWRNNQEARPIQLRLDRGLATSWWHDLYPDTTIRHVILEGSDHALLLLSTEKTKAWTGRKFSFDGWWSKLNKCRDLVAGE